A section of the Bacillus sp. HSf4 genome encodes:
- a CDS encoding ABC transporter substrate-binding protein, whose protein sequence is MLFILASCSGQQSEKVRLAEVTRSVFYTPLYIAISEGFFKEEGIDIELKTTWGGDKTMTALLSNGADIALVGSETSIYVNAQGASDPVINFAQLTQTDGTFLVSRQKADDFSWDQLKGKTFLGQRKGGMPQMAGEYALKQKGIDPKKDLHLIQTIDFANIANSFASGTGDYVQLFEPQASIFEKEGIGQIVASFGKESGRIPYTTFMAKESYLKKNKETAEKFTRAIYKAQKWVKSHSSKEAALSIQDYFKDTDLSIIASSIERYKKQDSFALHPVLDAEEWNQLQTIMDEAGELPKHISHQELVNTQIAEKVTKNQ, encoded by the coding sequence ATGCTCTTTATCCTCGCTTCCTGCAGCGGGCAGCAATCAGAAAAAGTCCGCCTGGCGGAAGTGACCCGTTCCGTTTTTTATACGCCTTTATATATCGCCATCTCCGAAGGCTTTTTTAAAGAAGAAGGCATCGATATCGAGCTGAAAACGACCTGGGGCGGAGATAAAACAATGACTGCCCTGTTGTCAAACGGCGCAGATATCGCGCTTGTCGGATCGGAAACATCCATCTATGTGAATGCACAGGGAGCAAGCGACCCTGTCATTAATTTTGCCCAGCTTACCCAGACGGACGGAACATTTCTTGTCTCCAGGCAAAAGGCGGATGATTTCAGCTGGGATCAGCTGAAAGGTAAAACGTTCCTCGGCCAGCGGAAAGGCGGCATGCCGCAGATGGCGGGAGAATACGCCTTAAAGCAAAAAGGCATCGATCCTAAGAAAGACCTTCATTTGATCCAAACGATCGACTTTGCCAACATCGCCAACAGCTTTGCTTCCGGAACGGGAGATTATGTTCAGCTTTTCGAACCTCAGGCCTCCATTTTTGAAAAAGAAGGCATCGGCCAAATTGTCGCCTCCTTCGGCAAAGAATCGGGCCGGATTCCCTACACGACTTTCATGGCAAAAGAAAGCTACTTAAAGAAGAATAAAGAAACAGCGGAAAAATTCACCCGGGCGATCTATAAAGCTCAAAAGTGGGTCAAGTCACATTCCTCAAAAGAAGCCGCGCTCAGCATTCAGGATTATTTTAAAGACACAGATCTGTCCATCATTGCATCCTCTATCGAACGATATAAAAAACAGGATTCTTTCGCACTCCATCCTGTTCTTGATGCAGAGGAATGGAATCAGCTGCAAACCATTATGGATGAAGCCGGAGAGCTGCCGAAACACATATCTCACCAAGAGCTGGTCAATACACAGATCGCCGAAAAGGTCACAAAAAATCAATAG
- a CDS encoding ABC transporter ATP-binding protein, whose protein sequence is MSFLQVQDVTHTYFSLQEKTTALENVSINVEKGEFVSFLGPSGCGKTTLLSIIAGIVAPTEGRVLFEGQQPDEKDRLIGYMLQQDYLFPWKTIEENVLIGLRISKKLSLETKQAALELLEKFGLHQVENKYPKELSGGMRQRAALARTLAVDPGILLLDEPFSALDYQTKLNLEDLVFNTLHTYQKTAVLVTHDIEEAIAMSDRILLFSKQPGTVHKTFAIPESLRKLTPFEARQEPEFQAIFQAIWKELNHLEQH, encoded by the coding sequence ATGTCTTTTTTGCAAGTTCAGGATGTCACACATACTTATTTTTCTTTGCAAGAAAAAACCACCGCGCTGGAGAATGTCAGCATCAATGTTGAAAAAGGCGAGTTTGTCTCTTTTCTCGGTCCGAGCGGATGCGGCAAAACAACGCTGCTCTCGATCATCGCCGGCATCGTGGCGCCGACGGAAGGCCGTGTTTTATTTGAAGGGCAACAGCCTGATGAAAAAGACCGGCTGATCGGCTATATGCTTCAGCAGGATTATTTGTTCCCCTGGAAAACGATTGAAGAAAACGTCCTTATCGGCTTGCGCATCTCAAAAAAGCTCAGCCTTGAAACAAAACAGGCCGCTTTGGAGCTGTTGGAAAAGTTCGGACTTCATCAAGTGGAAAACAAGTATCCGAAAGAGCTTTCAGGGGGCATGAGACAAAGAGCCGCTCTCGCCCGCACACTCGCCGTCGATCCCGGAATCCTCCTGCTTGATGAACCCTTTTCAGCCCTTGATTATCAGACAAAGCTCAACCTTGAAGACCTGGTTTTCAACACGCTGCATACCTATCAAAAGACAGCCGTCCTTGTCACCCATGACATTGAAGAGGCGATCGCCATGAGCGATCGGATCCTGCTGTTTTCAAAGCAGCCGGGTACGGTTCATAAAACCTTTGCGATTCCCGAATCTTTACGAAAGCTGACACCGTTTGAAGCAAGGCAGGAACCGGAATTTCAGGCCATCTTTCAGGCCATATGGAAGGAGCTCAATCACCTTGAACAACACTGA
- a CDS encoding ABC transporter permease, which yields MNNTDFLHQQFLKKQQAEKRRVRFYQIAIFIIFFSLWETASRLAWIDPLIFSSPSAVWGLFLEKMGDGSLPGHIGVTVFETILGFLAGTLLGIFLAALLWWFPRLSNILDPYLVVLNAMPKVALGPILIVAIGPSLTSIIAMGAIISVIITTIVVYTSFQEIDENYVKVMKTFGAKKSEIFKEVILPASIPTMISTLKVNVGLSWVGVIVGEFLVSARGLGYMIIYGFQVFNFTLVMLSLLIIAVFATIMYQCVELLERKWMKGRT from the coding sequence TTGAACAACACTGATTTCCTTCATCAACAGTTTTTAAAAAAGCAGCAGGCGGAAAAACGACGGGTCCGCTTTTACCAAATCGCGATATTTATCATCTTTTTCTCACTGTGGGAAACGGCAAGCCGCCTGGCATGGATCGATCCGCTCATCTTCAGCTCCCCTTCAGCCGTCTGGGGGCTTTTCCTTGAAAAAATGGGGGACGGTTCATTGCCTGGACATATCGGCGTCACGGTATTTGAAACCATTCTCGGCTTTCTTGCCGGCACCTTGCTCGGAATTTTCCTGGCCGCGCTCTTATGGTGGTTTCCAAGGCTCTCCAATATATTGGACCCCTATCTCGTCGTCTTAAATGCAATGCCAAAGGTTGCATTGGGCCCGATCCTCATCGTCGCCATCGGTCCCAGTCTCACAAGCATCATTGCGATGGGCGCCATCATCAGCGTCATTATCACGACAATCGTTGTCTACACTTCATTTCAGGAAATCGATGAAAATTATGTAAAGGTCATGAAAACGTTCGGCGCCAAAAAAAGTGAAATTTTCAAAGAAGTGATTCTTCCCGCTTCCATTCCGACGATGATTTCAACGCTGAAAGTAAACGTCGGACTGAGCTGGGTCGGTGTCATCGTCGGGGAATTTTTAGTATCAGCCCGAGGACTCGGCTATATGATCATTTACGGCTTTCAAGTTTTCAATTTCACCCTTGTCATGCTGAGCCTTCTCATCATCGCCGTGTTTGCAACGATCATGTATCAGTGCGTGGAGCTCTTGGAAAGGAAATGGATGAAGGGAAGAACTTGA
- the ytkD gene encoding RNA deprotection pyrophosphohydrolase, whose protein sequence is MYEFKDFYRNTVQLSFEKHPFSQKPKHVWVICRYQNQWLLTNHQDRGYEFPGGKVEPFENAEEAALREVKEETGADVRKLTYLGQYKVLGREKVIVKNIYFAEIEKIEKQETYYETKGPVLLKNLPDDMAKNRKYSFIMKDSVLTISLEKLKKQGMI, encoded by the coding sequence ATGTACGAATTTAAAGATTTCTACCGCAATACGGTTCAGCTTTCATTTGAAAAGCATCCCTTTTCACAGAAGCCCAAACATGTATGGGTCATTTGCCGCTATCAAAATCAATGGCTTTTAACAAACCATCAGGACAGGGGCTACGAATTTCCGGGCGGCAAAGTCGAGCCTTTCGAAAACGCCGAAGAAGCGGCTCTGCGGGAAGTGAAAGAAGAAACAGGCGCGGATGTACGAAAGCTGACATATCTCGGACAATATAAAGTTCTCGGCAGAGAAAAAGTGATTGTCAAAAATATTTATTTTGCCGAGATCGAAAAAATTGAAAAACAGGAGACATACTATGAAACGAAAGGCCCTGTTTTGCTAAAGAACCTGCCTGATGACATGGCCAAAAACAGAAAGTATAGTTTTATCATGAAAGATTCCGTCCTGACGATCAGCCTTGAAAAGCTGAAAAAGCAGGGGATGATCTAG
- a CDS encoding phage holin family protein — MFKDLGIGIFSLSVSLSAVGFLFGAIEYFFFILITLMGIEFVSKSLNECVKDQFTINGLFTRLAKKLVTIFLISVAHFFDQLLQTDNSIRDFSIMFYILYEAFQIISTAHSLGIPVPQVVVDILEIIKEKLRGKL; from the coding sequence ATGTTTAAGGACTTAGGCATAGGCATCTTTTCGCTATCGGTCAGCTTATCGGCCGTCGGATTTTTGTTTGGCGCGATCGAATATTTTTTCTTCATTTTAATCACGTTAATGGGAATTGAATTTGTAAGCAAAAGCTTGAATGAATGTGTGAAAGATCAATTTACAATCAACGGGCTGTTTACAAGGCTGGCGAAAAAGTTAGTCACGATTTTTCTCATATCTGTTGCCCACTTTTTTGACCAGCTGCTGCAAACCGATAATTCGATCCGTGATTTTTCAATCATGTTTTATATTTTATATGAGGCGTTTCAAATCATCAGCACCGCCCATTCACTGGGAATCCCGGTTCCGCAGGTGGTGGTGGATATTCTTGAAATCATTAAGGAAAAACTGCGGGGAAAGCTGTAA
- a CDS encoding Dps family protein — protein MSEKLKTTVNKQVANWTVLYVKLHNYHWYVKGKDFFTLHEKFEELYTESAQYIDDLAERLLAMQGSPVGTMKECLELSSIKEADGSETAEQMVQNIYDDFSTVADELKSGIELAEEVNDETTGDMFLAIHQSIEKHNWMLKAYLG, from the coding sequence ATGTCAGAAAAGTTGAAAACAACGGTTAACAAACAAGTCGCTAACTGGACCGTGCTGTATGTGAAGCTACATAATTATCATTGGTATGTGAAAGGCAAAGATTTCTTTACTTTGCATGAAAAATTTGAAGAGCTTTATACGGAATCTGCACAGTATATCGACGATTTGGCTGAACGCCTGCTCGCCATGCAAGGCTCGCCCGTGGGCACGATGAAGGAATGCCTCGAGCTGTCATCCATTAAAGAAGCGGACGGCAGCGAGACGGCCGAGCAAATGGTGCAGAACATTTACGATGATTTTTCAACGGTGGCTGACGAGCTGAAAAGCGGAATCGAGCTTGCTGAGGAAGTCAATGATGAAACGACGGGCGATATGTTTTTGGCGATCCACCAATCGATAGAAAAGCACAACTGGATGCTGAAAGCTTATTTAGGATGA
- the ytzI gene encoding YtzI protein: MILFWIIVGVLITGAVLAVSLVTTSKAYDYRHQVDPLPNQEEKQTHQ, translated from the coding sequence ATGATCCTGTTCTGGATTATAGTAGGTGTTTTGATTACAGGCGCCGTGCTGGCAGTGTCGCTTGTCACTACGTCAAAAGCGTACGATTACAGGCATCAGGTCGATCCCCTGCCGAATCAGGAAGAAAAACAGACCCATCAATGA
- a CDS encoding FixH family protein has protein sequence MRWGKWIVLLFLAIGLTACGQTEKPAASDENPKVLTAKLSAPEQVAKNEKAVIKATVLYGDEPVADADEVEFESWKAGSKEESQLQKAKHEGKGVYSIEKSFPDDGHYKIQVHVTAKNQHTMPVADMTVGSPGDEHQGDDEKEETHHH, from the coding sequence ATGCGTTGGGGAAAATGGATTGTTCTCTTGTTTTTAGCAATTGGCCTCACCGCCTGCGGCCAAACGGAAAAGCCTGCGGCATCGGATGAAAATCCCAAAGTGCTGACAGCCAAGCTCTCGGCGCCTGAACAAGTCGCCAAAAATGAAAAGGCTGTCATCAAGGCGACCGTGCTTTACGGGGACGAGCCGGTGGCAGATGCAGATGAGGTGGAATTTGAATCTTGGAAGGCGGGGAGCAAGGAAGAGAGCCAGCTTCAAAAAGCAAAGCATGAAGGAAAAGGAGTCTACAGCATCGAGAAATCGTTTCCGGATGACGGACATTATAAAATCCAAGTCCATGTCACGGCCAAAAATCAGCATACGATGCCCGTAGCCGACATGACAGTCGGCTCGCCTGGGGATGAACATCAGGGAGATGATGAAAAAGAGGAAACCCATCATCATTGA
- a CDS encoding S-ribosylhomocysteine lyase has protein sequence MPSVESFELDHDAVKAPYVRHCGVHKVGTDGVVNKFDIRFCQPNKQAMKPDTIHTLEHLLAFTIRTYAEKYDHFDIIDVSPMGCQTGYYLVVSGEPKVEEIVDLLEDTFKEAVEVTEIPAANEKQCGQAKLHDLEGAKRMMRFWLSQNKEDLLKVFG, from the coding sequence ATGCCTTCAGTTGAAAGTTTCGAACTGGATCATGATGCGGTAAAAGCGCCTTATGTCAGACATTGCGGCGTTCACAAAGTTGGGACGGACGGCGTTGTCAACAAGTTTGATATCCGTTTTTGCCAGCCGAACAAACAGGCGATGAAGCCTGATACAATTCATACACTTGAGCATTTGCTCGCATTTACGATCCGCACATATGCTGAAAAATACGATCATTTTGATATTATTGACGTGTCGCCGATGGGATGCCAGACAGGTTATTACCTTGTCGTAAGCGGTGAGCCGAAAGTGGAAGAAATCGTCGATTTGCTTGAGGACACGTTTAAGGAAGCCGTAGAAGTGACTGAGATTCCGGCCGCAAATGAAAAGCAGTGCGGGCAGGCAAAGCTTCATGATCTTGAAGGTGCGAAACGCATGATGCGCTTTTGGCTTTCGCAAAACAAAGAAGATTTATTAAAAGTATTTGGCTAA
- the yidD gene encoding membrane protein insertion efficiency factor YidD, which translates to MKSLFLLIIRLYQKWISPVLPPSCRFYPTCSNYGREAIEKHGALKGGWLTVRRILKCHPFHPGGIDPVPDKKQKD; encoded by the coding sequence ATGAAATCACTATTCCTCTTGATTATCCGGCTCTATCAGAAATGGATATCGCCCGTTCTCCCGCCTTCCTGCCGATTTTATCCGACCTGCTCCAACTACGGCCGTGAAGCGATCGAAAAACATGGAGCGCTCAAAGGAGGCTGGCTTACCGTCAGGCGGATTCTAAAATGCCATCCTTTTCATCCCGGCGGCATTGATCCCGTGCCTGATAAAAAGCAAAAGGATTAA
- a CDS encoding carbonic anhydrase encodes MKLLDNILQFNQQFVERQDYKKYETSKFPDKRMVILSCMDTRLVELLPHAMNMRNGDVKIVKSAGALVAHPFGSIMRSILVAVYELNADEVCVIGHHDCGMSKLKAESFLEKVVERGIPKERIETLEYSGVDFEQWLKSFHSVEDSVRDSVKVIRNHPLTPADVPVHGLVIDPETGKLDLVVNGYEEVN; translated from the coding sequence ATGAAACTTTTGGATAATATTCTGCAATTTAACCAGCAGTTTGTAGAACGGCAAGACTACAAGAAATATGAAACAAGCAAATTTCCCGATAAAAGAATGGTCATCCTCTCCTGTATGGATACAAGGCTTGTCGAACTTCTGCCGCATGCCATGAACATGCGGAACGGGGATGTGAAGATCGTCAAAAGCGCCGGCGCGCTTGTGGCCCATCCATTTGGAAGCATCATGCGAAGCATTCTTGTCGCCGTCTATGAGCTGAACGCTGATGAAGTATGTGTAATCGGCCATCACGACTGCGGAATGAGCAAGCTGAAAGCTGAGAGCTTTTTGGAAAAAGTGGTGGAACGCGGAATTCCAAAAGAACGGATCGAAACGCTTGAATATTCCGGTGTTGATTTTGAGCAATGGCTGAAAAGCTTTCACTCTGTGGAAGACAGCGTCAGAGACAGTGTGAAAGTCATCCGAAACCATCCGCTGACACCGGCAGATGTTCCTGTGCACGGGCTTGTTATCGATCCGGAAACAGGAAAGCTTGACCTTGTTGTCAACGGCTATGAAGAAGTGAATTAA
- a CDS encoding zinc ABC transporter substrate-binding protein: protein MKKAFGLASAFILAAGLTAGCSSNGASGDQKEDNGKLDIYTTIYPLEDFTKKIGGEYVNVKSVYPPNVEAHTYEPSSKTMAEISDSDAFIYSGVGVEGFADKAVNTLKGSDVKIVKAGEGIDLLTHEEEHGHEEEHGHEEHGHGHDEEHEHADDGHDHGDHDPHVWLDPVLAEKLAENIKNELVQLDPDHQKTFTKNYESLKKDLEQLDQEFKQTVDKADKKEILVSHAAYGYWEKRYGIEQMSVLGLSPTEEPSQKELENIVKTAKEHNIKYVIFENNVSSKISEIIKKEIGAESLTMKNLESVTKEDIEKGEDYISIMKENLTVLKKALSNQ, encoded by the coding sequence ATGAAAAAAGCATTCGGATTAGCATCTGCATTTATTCTTGCTGCCGGATTAACCGCAGGCTGCTCAAGCAATGGAGCTTCCGGCGACCAAAAAGAAGACAACGGAAAATTGGACATTTATACAACGATATATCCGCTTGAGGATTTCACTAAAAAAATCGGCGGTGAATATGTGAACGTCAAGAGCGTTTACCCTCCTAACGTAGAGGCCCATACTTATGAGCCAAGCTCAAAAACAATGGCGGAAATTTCCGACTCCGATGCCTTTATTTATTCCGGCGTCGGTGTTGAAGGCTTCGCAGACAAAGCCGTCAATACGTTAAAGGGAAGCGACGTGAAAATCGTCAAAGCCGGGGAAGGCATTGATCTCCTGACGCATGAAGAAGAACATGGACATGAAGAAGAACACGGGCATGAAGAACATGGACATGGACATGATGAGGAGCACGAACATGCCGATGACGGACACGACCATGGAGATCATGACCCGCACGTCTGGCTCGACCCTGTACTTGCTGAAAAATTAGCGGAAAACATTAAGAATGAGCTTGTTCAACTCGATCCCGATCATCAAAAAACATTTACAAAAAACTACGAATCTCTAAAAAAAGATTTAGAACAGCTTGATCAGGAGTTTAAACAAACTGTCGACAAGGCTGACAAAAAAGAGATCCTCGTGTCTCATGCCGCATACGGCTACTGGGAAAAACGCTATGGGATTGAACAGATGAGCGTGCTCGGCCTTTCACCGACAGAGGAGCCTTCCCAAAAAGAACTTGAAAATATCGTCAAAACCGCGAAAGAACACAATATAAAATATGTTATTTTTGAAAACAATGTAAGCAGCAAAATCTCAGAGATCATTAAAAAAGAGATCGGAGCTGAGAGCCTGACGATGAAAAACCTCGAATCCGTTACAAAAGAGGATATCGAAAAAGGCGAAGATTACATCAGCATCATGAAAGAGAACTTGACGGTTTTGAAAAAGGCATTGTCAAATCAATAA
- a CDS encoding type B 50S ribosomal protein L31 gives MKPNIHPKTYQVIFQDVNSGYRFLSRSTRTSTETAEWEDGKTYPVIKVEVSSDTHPFYTGRQKFNEKGGRVEQFKKRFNMD, from the coding sequence ATGAAACCAAATATTCATCCCAAAACATATCAAGTGATTTTTCAGGATGTAAACAGCGGATACCGTTTTTTGAGCCGTTCAACAAGAACGTCTACTGAAACGGCGGAGTGGGAAGACGGCAAAACATATCCGGTGATTAAAGTTGAAGTCAGCTCAGATACCCATCCATTTTACACGGGCAGACAAAAATTCAACGAAAAAGGCGGAAGGGTCGAACAGTTTAAGAAAAGGTTCAATATGGATTAA